A single genomic interval of Gemmatimonadota bacterium harbors:
- a CDS encoding response regulator transcription factor — protein MIRVIIADDHHLIRHGLRDLLSKEPDIQVVAEATDGRDVMDVVHRVRTDVIVMDVEMPGIGGIEATRRIRASFSEIQVVMMSMHSDPELIRKALDNGARGYVLKKSAGEELVKAIRTVCRGVTYQSRAMDHADDQYWENPQGTPPRLTPREHEVLRLIASGRSNRQIAETMRISAKTVQNHRINLMAKLNTHSLPDLIRSAIKLGLINLEE, from the coding sequence ATGATACGAGTGATCATAGCAGACGATCATCACCTGATTCGGCATGGCCTTCGGGATCTGCTCTCGAAGGAACCCGATATTCAAGTAGTCGCCGAGGCTACGGACGGCCGGGACGTGATGGATGTTGTGCATCGAGTTCGGACAGACGTCATCGTGATGGACGTCGAGATGCCCGGTATCGGCGGTATAGAAGCGACAAGGAGGATACGCGCGTCGTTTTCCGAGATCCAGGTGGTCATGATGTCGATGCATTCGGATCCCGAACTGATCCGGAAAGCGCTGGACAACGGCGCCCGGGGCTACGTGCTAAAGAAATCAGCCGGCGAAGAGTTGGTCAAAGCGATACGTACAGTCTGCAGGGGCGTCACGTACCAATCCCGGGCCATGGATCATGCCGATGACCAGTATTGGGAGAACCCCCAGGGTACGCCGCCCCGGCTGACTCCCCGTGAGCACGAAGTCCTTCGACTGATCGCATCGGGACGATCCAATCGGCAGATTGCTGAAACCATGCGAATTAGTGCAAAAACCGTGCAAAACCATCGCATCAATCTGATGGCGAAACTAAACACGCACAGTCTCCCCGATCTGATCCGATCGGCCATCAAACTTGGTCTGATAAATCTGGAAGAATGA
- a CDS encoding ABC transporter permease: MIRRILHLTRWELFKLRRLRMPWIILAVLVMLNQIYFWVAYTTMYDSAPADQYVVVSVPANAGEEESVIRVSCDDIEDGTVDSLLTDVPDEFREQARQEVETLRERCPEIRDQFETGRQRFANHCILPGSLANGLKSVKDTVLVLVIILAASFFGREYTLGTFRPVMSRGVRRWEFLGAKALSIALTSGAGLLILSLVVVVSSLVAALLTGEDLITADAGQWSSAAVLFGKVICILLPYIVVSLFFTVLTSSGTAGVSITLVHLLFEILTVNPLIALFSPNVGDYMLAPNVMMVSQIDFVLPANEGASVFASFVDLYLNPLLVMFAYTVVTGAAAFWLFLRRDVTGPRGE, encoded by the coding sequence ATGATACGCCGAATACTGCACCTCACGCGATGGGAGTTGTTCAAACTCCGGCGGCTACGGATGCCCTGGATAATCCTGGCCGTGCTTGTCATGCTCAACCAAATCTATTTCTGGGTCGCCTACACCACGATGTATGATTCCGCCCCTGCCGATCAGTACGTCGTCGTCTCGGTACCGGCGAATGCGGGCGAAGAGGAGTCGGTCATCCGGGTTTCCTGTGACGACATCGAGGATGGGACGGTTGATTCCCTTCTGACGGACGTTCCAGACGAGTTCCGGGAACAGGCCCGGCAGGAAGTGGAAACTCTCCGGGAGCGGTGTCCCGAAATCCGAGACCAGTTTGAAACCGGAAGGCAACGTTTCGCGAATCACTGCATCCTTCCGGGCAGTCTGGCCAACGGTTTGAAATCCGTTAAGGATACCGTGCTCGTCCTGGTCATCATCCTGGCCGCGTCCTTTTTCGGAAGGGAATACACTCTGGGAACCTTTCGGCCGGTAATGAGTAGAGGCGTGAGGCGCTGGGAGTTCCTGGGCGCGAAGGCGCTGTCGATAGCGCTGACGTCAGGCGCCGGGTTGCTCATCTTGTCCCTTGTGGTCGTGGTCAGCAGCCTGGTGGCGGCGCTCCTGACCGGTGAAGACCTGATCACCGCGGATGCCGGCCAGTGGTCGTCCGCGGCGGTGTTATTCGGCAAGGTGATCTGCATACTGCTTCCATACATCGTGGTGTCCCTGTTCTTTACGGTGTTGACGAGCTCGGGGACGGCTGGCGTTTCGATCACGCTGGTGCATCTCTTATTTGAGATTCTAACCGTCAACCCTCTCATCGCGCTGTTCAGTCCGAACGTCGGCGACTACATGCTCGCGCCCAACGTCATGATGGTCTCGCAGATCGATTTCGTGCTGCCCGCAAATGAAGGCGCAAGCGTCTTTGCCTCCTTTGTTGATTTGTACCTTAATCCACTCCTCGTCATGTTCGCCTACACCGTCGTGACCGGTGCGGCCGCGTTCTGGCTCTTCCTCCGCCGGGACGTGACGGGGCCGAGGGGGGAGTGA
- a CDS encoding response regulator transcription factor yields MIRIVIADDHQLVRQSIVSLIEKAEDMEVVGEAADGHETLDLVQRKRPDVAMLDIAMPLLNGIETTRRIQTLSVDTRVVILSIHSEEDVVRQALRCGASGYLLKNSVVEELLIAVRSANKGEIYLSPSIAQTVLSGFLQTESTNESSTVLEQLTSREREILQLIVEGHTNQAAAEVLSISAKTVEKHRAILMKKLEVHSLPDLILVALKHRLAFLDE; encoded by the coding sequence ATGATCAGGATCGTTATAGCCGACGATCACCAACTGGTCCGTCAAAGCATCGTATCGCTGATCGAAAAGGCCGAGGACATGGAAGTTGTCGGCGAAGCGGCCGATGGTCACGAGACACTGGACCTTGTACAACGGAAGAGACCGGATGTAGCCATGTTGGATATCGCCATGCCGTTGCTGAACGGTATCGAGACCACGCGGCGGATTCAGACGCTATCCGTCGATACCCGCGTCGTCATACTATCCATACATTCGGAAGAGGACGTGGTTCGCCAGGCACTCCGATGCGGGGCCAGCGGGTATCTCCTCAAGAACTCCGTCGTGGAGGAACTCCTGATCGCTGTCCGGTCCGCCAACAAGGGCGAAATCTATCTTTCTCCTTCGATTGCCCAAACGGTGCTATCGGGATTCCTGCAGACGGAATCGACGAATGAGTCATCTACCGTTCTGGAGCAGCTTACATCCCGCGAACGGGAGATACTTCAGCTCATCGTCGAGGGACATACCAACCAGGCCGCCGCGGAGGTCCTGAGCATCAGCGCCAAGACCGTGGAAAAACACCGTGCGATCCTGATGAAAAAGCTGGAAGTCCACAGCCTGCCGGATCTCATACTCGTAGCGCTCAAGCACCGTCTCGCCTTCCTGGATGAATGA
- a CDS encoding ABC transporter ATP-binding protein: protein MDPLLKVDNLSTHFLTRGGAVRAVDDVSFEVAEGETVGIVGESGCGKSATVLSIMRLIPSPPGRIVSGNILFRPGADEPAVDLRTIPESEMQEIRGNIVSMVFQDPMTSLNPVLTIGWQLREPLQLHLGLDKKQATDRSIELLQMVNIPSPEQRLNDYPHQFSGGMRQRVMIAMAIACNPKLLIADEPTTALDVTIQAQILELMMKLQEELNMSVVIITHDLGVVGEVCDRVIVMYAGRIIESGPVDTLLDDPKHPYTHGLLQSVPKLGPTVKERMEPIDGVPPNLIQLPPGCRFAPRCPSRFDRCEEDPALKDVASEHDCACWLY, encoded by the coding sequence ATGGATCCTTTACTTAAAGTAGATAACCTTTCGACCCACTTCCTCACCCGCGGCGGTGCGGTGCGTGCCGTGGACGACGTCAGTTTCGAGGTGGCGGAAGGCGAAACGGTGGGCATCGTGGGGGAAAGCGGTTGCGGCAAGAGCGCCACGGTGCTTTCCATCATGCGGCTCATCCCGAGCCCCCCGGGCCGCATCGTCAGCGGCAACATCCTTTTCCGGCCCGGCGCCGACGAACCCGCGGTCGACCTGCGCACCATTCCCGAATCCGAAATGCAGGAGATCCGGGGCAATATCGTCTCCATGGTGTTCCAGGACCCCATGACGTCGCTCAACCCGGTGCTGACCATAGGGTGGCAGCTGCGGGAACCGCTACAGCTTCATCTCGGCCTCGACAAGAAGCAGGCCACGGATCGCAGCATCGAACTGCTGCAGATGGTCAACATCCCGAGTCCGGAGCAGCGCCTGAACGACTACCCCCACCAGTTCAGCGGGGGGATGCGGCAGCGCGTCATGATCGCCATGGCCATCGCGTGCAACCCGAAGCTGCTCATCGCCGACGAGCCGACCACGGCGCTGGACGTCACCATACAGGCGCAGATCCTGGAACTGATGATGAAGCTCCAGGAAGAACTGAACATGTCCGTCGTCATCATCACCCACGACCTCGGCGTGGTGGGCGAGGTGTGCGACCGGGTGATCGTCATGTACGCCGGCCGGATCATCGAATCGGGGCCGGTGGACACGCTGCTCGACGATCCGAAGCACCCCTATACCCACGGGCTGCTGCAGTCCGTGCCCAAGCTGGGTCCCACGGTGAAGGAACGCATGGAACCCATCGACGGCGTGCCACCGAACCTGATCCAGCTGCCGCCCGGCTGCCGGTTCGCGCCCCGGTGTCCGAGCCGTTTCGACCGGTGCGAGGAAGATCCGGCGCTGAAGGACGTGGCCTCGGAGCACGACTGCGCCTGCTGGCTGTATTAA
- the fusA gene encoding elongation factor G yields MKEYNIEKIRNICLAGHGGSGKTSLAEAMLFNTGATNRLGSVDDGNTVSDYREEEIEHRISMNLTPLYCEWNDHDLHILDTPGYSDFTSEVHCAMRVTDNVAIVVKAIEGIEVETERAWEYADQYGLPRMVVVNLLDKEHADFYDALGRLQERFGTQAVPVQIPIGEADGFSGVVDLVAMKAVTFVGGDGKGKRSEIPGDLADQAEEHREKLVETVAESDDELLEVYFEEGALTDEQLLEGLRKGVKDGAIFPVLATCASANIGVSGVMDAAAAYMASPADRPAVSATPSSGGEEVALDPDPSGPLAALVFKTVSEAHIGELTYFRVFSGEIKHGGDVYNSTKNTSERFGQIYHTNGHARNELNVIRAGEIGATVKLKDTHTGDSLGTRQKSFGLEWVDFAEPVANVAILPKSKDDEEKISTGLSRLHEEDPSFTFRYNSEIKQLILAGAGEMHLDLIVERLSRRFGVEVEMVQPRIPYREAIKGKSEAQGRFKRQSGGRGQFGDVWLRVEPRQRGEGYEFDNGIVGGAVPSRFIPAVDKGIQEAMVEGVVAKYPVVDLKATLYDGSFHTVDSSEMAFKVAASMGFKKAFLEARPVLLEPIYEVDVVVPEDYMGDVMGDLSSRRGRILGMSPRGSNQVVRAEVPLAELYRYSTVLRSITHGRGSHARKFVRYEEMPREIETKVIEESKALEEE; encoded by the coding sequence GTGAAGGAATATAACATCGAAAAAATCAGAAACATTTGCCTCGCGGGCCACGGGGGGAGCGGCAAGACCTCCCTGGCGGAAGCCATGCTCTTCAACACCGGCGCCACGAACCGGCTCGGTAGCGTGGACGACGGCAACACGGTTTCGGACTACCGCGAGGAAGAGATCGAACACCGCATTTCCATGAACCTGACGCCGCTGTACTGCGAGTGGAACGACCACGACCTCCATATTCTCGACACCCCGGGTTATTCCGATTTCACCAGCGAAGTGCACTGCGCGATGCGCGTCACCGACAACGTGGCCATCGTGGTCAAGGCCATCGAAGGCATCGAGGTGGAGACGGAGCGCGCCTGGGAATACGCGGATCAGTACGGCCTGCCCCGCATGGTGGTGGTCAATCTCCTGGACAAGGAACACGCCGACTTCTACGACGCGCTGGGCCGCCTGCAGGAACGCTTCGGCACGCAGGCCGTTCCTGTCCAGATTCCGATTGGAGAGGCCGATGGATTCTCGGGTGTCGTCGACCTGGTCGCCATGAAGGCGGTGACGTTCGTGGGCGGCGACGGCAAGGGCAAGCGCTCCGAGATCCCCGGAGACCTCGCCGACCAGGCGGAGGAACACCGGGAAAAATTGGTAGAAACCGTGGCGGAATCCGACGACGAACTGCTGGAGGTCTACTTCGAAGAAGGCGCGTTGACCGATGAGCAGCTCCTCGAAGGGTTGCGCAAGGGGGTGAAGGACGGCGCCATCTTCCCCGTGCTGGCGACGTGCGCCTCTGCAAACATCGGCGTCTCCGGCGTGATGGACGCGGCGGCCGCGTACATGGCTTCTCCGGCGGACCGTCCGGCGGTGTCGGCAACCCCATCGAGCGGCGGCGAGGAAGTCGCGCTGGACCCGGATCCGTCCGGCCCGCTGGCCGCGCTGGTGTTCAAGACGGTCTCCGAGGCCCATATCGGGGAACTGACCTACTTCCGGGTTTTTTCCGGAGAAATCAAGCACGGCGGCGACGTGTACAATTCAACGAAGAACACGTCGGAACGGTTCGGCCAGATCTACCACACCAACGGTCACGCCCGCAATGAACTGAACGTCATCCGCGCCGGCGAGATCGGGGCCACCGTGAAACTGAAGGACACCCACACCGGCGACTCCCTGGGTACGCGGCAGAAGTCCTTCGGCCTGGAATGGGTGGACTTCGCCGAGCCCGTGGCGAACGTGGCCATCCTGCCGAAGAGCAAAGACGACGAGGAGAAGATCAGTACCGGCCTTTCCCGGCTTCACGAAGAGGATCCCTCCTTCACCTTCCGGTACAATTCCGAGATCAAGCAGCTGATCCTGGCCGGGGCCGGTGAAATGCACCTTGACCTCATCGTAGAGCGCCTGAGCCGCCGTTTCGGCGTGGAAGTCGAGATGGTGCAGCCGCGCATCCCTTACCGGGAAGCGATCAAGGGCAAGTCCGAGGCCCAGGGCCGGTTCAAGCGGCAGAGTGGCGGTCGCGGCCAGTTCGGCGACGTCTGGTTGCGCGTGGAACCCAGGCAGCGCGGTGAAGGGTACGAATTCGACAACGGCATCGTCGGCGGCGCGGTCCCCAGCCGGTTCATTCCGGCCGTGGACAAGGGCATCCAGGAAGCCATGGTGGAGGGCGTGGTCGCCAAGTATCCGGTGGTTGACCTGAAGGCCACGCTGTACGACGGCTCCTTCCACACCGTCGATTCGTCCGAAATGGCCTTCAAAGTCGCCGCGTCCATGGGGTTCAAGAAGGCCTTCTTGGAAGCCCGTCCCGTCCTGCTCGAACCGATCTACGAAGTGGATGTGGTCGTCCCCGAAGACTACATGGGCGACGTAATGGGCGATCTTTCCAGCCGGCGTGGCCGCATCCTGGGCATGTCGCCCCGGGGGAGTAACCAGGTGGTCCGGGCGGAAGTGCCCCTGGCCGAACTGTATCGGTACTCCACCGTGCTGCGGTCCATCACGCACGGTCGCGGAAGCCATGCGCGGAAATTCGTCCGCTACGAGGAAATGCCCAGGGAAATCGAAACCAAGGTCATCGAAGAGTCCAAGGCCCTGGAAGAGGAATAG
- a CDS encoding PDZ domain-containing protein: protein MAGYEDSGLRHLVCPLPTHPCSLPLKPLKTIGLRYFLLSTLVVALCAQMGLVVWTLVRFTQIEHWSPGIQFFGNEMIQTKGLTKSAVNNLQEGTWFHLVRIREDGGIKVTQVDADSPADRAGLRPGDLVISIDGTDLRTRPEAYFQARLRSKPGDQFNLAWLRDGNMQNGILTLEATEHVRYAVEVNQEELVLSAGAMTWFQRGPYLIFPMVLLVFGTWMGFRRPGNKTAFQCALLFLATALSVSPAFHPMIAGWPDWILSLSIFVITLAYFLEFWLLFSILTVFPTETELGSWMRKRASWILIPFFAWIVLRIIYLLSLTNGWNSDSIQTIISLVESVPVPALPVLVVLIAACLLLAQRSVARRQQYTRLQFINVGFVSAFVLAPVWTITQPGTLMVTWVMVPLQGAIFPLLVWLLDHVVLVGLKCILPLSFAYSVLAHRVFGLRFIVGKSLRQFISNQGVNLLLSLGLLLIIYETITFAATGVEVSDLLIMVVTAGFILILVGGWTLAKPAVIRFIDRYLFRDEIENRQRLFRLRRELTHFQDRNALLNGTGSELLEVLDISYVAIYLNDGPRKSISVAWYDVNKKFNSEPKKDQAFFSASIGQIEALLKLMSPERPLVESEDPYVRNRVSDLGYELIILLRGELHTQGCIAIGAKVSEEPFTGEEKEQLLVLAAELEMVLKNIKANTSLRMQTQRLKRLSNRLINIQESERRRLARDLHDDTGQALTALKMSLEITRNELSGNTDHTAARLNDAVVLADDTLEKLRAISHNLRPPTLDTVGLNSALEGLCKRFTQQTQIPVSYVGMDTTAISNPLDICLYRILQEGLTNCAKHGQASHVDVSLKRNGEVVQLSIQDNGQGFDLADTLSDQNETGIGLIDMQERLESLNGRMKVHSKPGAGARLVATIPLEEK, encoded by the coding sequence ATGGCAGGATACGAAGATTCCGGTTTGCGGCATCTCGTTTGTCCGTTGCCTACTCATCCATGTAGCCTACCGTTGAAACCTCTAAAAACAATCGGACTGCGTTACTTTTTGCTCAGCACGCTTGTCGTTGCGCTATGCGCACAGATGGGTCTGGTCGTGTGGACGCTGGTCCGGTTTACACAGATCGAGCACTGGTCGCCGGGCATCCAGTTCTTCGGAAATGAAATGATACAGACGAAGGGACTGACGAAAAGCGCGGTGAACAATCTGCAGGAGGGCACGTGGTTCCATCTCGTTCGCATACGCGAGGACGGCGGTATTAAAGTCACGCAAGTAGACGCGGACAGCCCTGCGGACAGAGCCGGATTGCGACCGGGCGATTTGGTGATCTCCATCGATGGGACGGATCTCAGGACACGTCCGGAAGCCTATTTCCAGGCGCGTTTGCGGAGCAAGCCCGGTGACCAATTCAATCTCGCCTGGCTTCGCGACGGCAATATGCAAAACGGTATCCTCACGCTTGAGGCCACAGAACATGTACGGTACGCCGTCGAGGTCAATCAGGAGGAACTCGTACTGAGCGCAGGCGCGATGACCTGGTTCCAGCGAGGTCCCTATCTGATCTTTCCAATGGTCCTGCTGGTCTTCGGAACGTGGATGGGGTTCAGGCGTCCAGGCAATAAAACCGCTTTTCAATGCGCCTTGCTCTTTCTCGCGACAGCGCTCTCCGTGTCGCCTGCATTCCATCCCATGATCGCCGGTTGGCCTGATTGGATATTATCACTCAGTATATTCGTCATTACCCTGGCTTACTTCCTTGAGTTCTGGCTCCTGTTCAGCATCCTGACCGTATTCCCAACCGAAACCGAACTCGGATCATGGATGCGAAAACGGGCGTCGTGGATTCTGATACCGTTCTTCGCCTGGATCGTCCTTCGAATTATCTATCTTCTAAGTCTGACCAATGGCTGGAACAGTGATTCGATACAAACCATCATCTCTCTGGTTGAATCCGTTCCAGTCCCTGCGTTACCCGTTCTTGTTGTTTTAATAGCGGCCTGCCTGCTTCTCGCCCAACGATCCGTCGCGCGTCGACAGCAGTACACGCGCCTGCAGTTCATCAACGTCGGATTTGTGTCAGCCTTCGTTTTAGCACCGGTTTGGACCATAACTCAACCAGGCACACTCATGGTCACATGGGTTATGGTACCGCTGCAAGGTGCCATATTTCCGTTGCTCGTCTGGTTGCTCGATCATGTTGTCCTCGTCGGGTTGAAGTGCATTTTGCCGCTCTCCTTTGCATATTCAGTGCTGGCTCACCGGGTATTCGGCCTCAGGTTCATCGTCGGAAAAAGCCTTCGGCAATTTATATCCAACCAGGGTGTGAATCTCCTGCTGAGTCTCGGGTTGCTCCTGATTATCTATGAAACGATAACGTTCGCGGCTACTGGTGTAGAAGTCTCCGACCTGTTGATTATGGTTGTTACCGCGGGATTCATCCTGATACTCGTCGGAGGCTGGACCCTGGCAAAACCAGCCGTCATCCGGTTTATAGACCGATACCTGTTTCGTGATGAAATCGAGAACCGGCAGCGACTCTTCAGGCTCAGACGCGAGTTAACGCATTTTCAGGATCGAAACGCCCTTCTTAATGGTACAGGAAGTGAACTGCTCGAGGTGCTGGACATCTCATATGTAGCAATCTACCTCAACGATGGACCTCGGAAGTCGATATCGGTTGCCTGGTACGACGTAAACAAGAAGTTCAACAGTGAGCCCAAAAAAGACCAAGCCTTCTTCAGTGCGTCAATTGGCCAAATCGAAGCGTTGTTGAAGCTGATGTCTCCAGAACGACCATTAGTCGAGTCTGAAGACCCTTATGTCCGGAATCGGGTTTCAGATCTCGGTTACGAACTCATCATCTTACTACGTGGTGAATTGCATACTCAAGGTTGTATCGCAATTGGAGCCAAAGTCTCGGAAGAGCCCTTTACCGGCGAAGAAAAAGAACAGTTACTGGTACTGGCTGCCGAGTTGGAGATGGTGCTGAAAAACATAAAGGCAAATACATCGCTGAGAATGCAGACACAACGCCTCAAGAGACTTTCCAACCGACTCATCAACATTCAGGAATCTGAAAGACGTCGGCTGGCGCGGGATCTCCATGATGATACCGGACAGGCGCTTACGGCGCTGAAAATGAGCCTGGAGATAACCCGGAACGAGTTGTCCGGGAATACCGATCACACTGCAGCACGGCTGAATGACGCTGTAGTACTGGCCGACGATACGCTGGAGAAACTACGTGCGATCTCCCATAATCTTCGTCCTCCGACACTGGATACAGTCGGGCTGAATTCAGCATTGGAAGGACTTTGCAAGCGTTTCACGCAACAAACTCAGATACCGGTCTCATACGTTGGCATGGATACTACAGCGATCTCGAATCCACTCGATATCTGCCTGTATCGTATACTGCAGGAAGGGCTGACGAACTGTGCCAAACACGGACAAGCCTCTCACGTTGATGTAAGCTTGAAACGCAATGGTGAAGTGGTGCAACTATCAATACAGGATAACGGCCAGGGCTTTGATCTTGCAGATACACTTTCCGATCAGAATGAAACAGGAATCGGTTTGATCGATATGCAGGAACGCCTCGAATCGCTGAACGGCCGTATGAAGGTGCACTCGAAACCAGGCGCGGGAGCCCGTCTGGTCGCTACCATTCCTCTGGAGGAGAAATGA
- a CDS encoding ABC transporter ATP-binding protein, giving the protein MNSNNFAIRTESLTKHYGRIVAVDGLSLTVPRGQIFGLLGPNGSGKTTTMGMLLGLVKPTSGRFRLLDAGISHREALRRTGAIVETPCFYPDLSGRDNLAYFQGISGKSNREELSELLEKVGLGGRANDRFRTYSQGMKQRLGLACVLLGDPEILFLDEPTNGMDPEGMAEIRELIRSLGTGGRTVLLSSHLLHEVEQVCDSVAILSRGRLVVQGRLDDLVHSLAANQLRVRTTDNEKAMEILSALEWVGEITVEDGKILVAVPTERSPELTAALGRSDVYVAEMSAEQMSLEQYYFKVTGSSEGEDS; this is encoded by the coding sequence ATGAATTCCAACAACTTCGCCATACGGACCGAATCCCTCACCAAACACTACGGCCGCATCGTAGCCGTGGACGGGCTCTCGCTGACGGTGCCGCGCGGTCAGATCTTCGGACTGCTTGGTCCCAACGGTTCGGGCAAGACGACCACCATGGGTATGCTGCTCGGACTCGTGAAGCCTACCTCGGGCCGTTTCAGGCTGCTGGACGCCGGCATCTCCCACCGGGAAGCCCTGCGCCGCACTGGCGCCATCGTGGAGACCCCCTGTTTCTATCCCGACCTGTCCGGCCGAGACAACCTCGCCTACTTCCAGGGCATATCCGGGAAGAGCAACCGCGAAGAATTGAGCGAACTGCTTGAAAAGGTGGGGCTCGGCGGTCGCGCGAACGACCGCTTCCGCACCTACTCCCAGGGTATGAAGCAGCGGCTGGGACTGGCGTGCGTCCTTCTCGGCGACCCCGAAATCCTGTTTTTGGACGAGCCCACCAACGGCATGGACCCGGAAGGCATGGCCGAAATCAGGGAGTTGATCCGAAGCCTCGGGACCGGAGGCCGTACCGTGCTCCTGTCGAGCCACCTGTTGCACGAAGTCGAGCAGGTGTGCGACAGCGTCGCCATCCTTTCACGGGGCAGACTCGTCGTCCAGGGCCGACTCGACGACCTGGTCCACTCGCTGGCCGCGAATCAGCTTCGCGTTCGTACCACCGATAACGAAAAAGCGATGGAAATACTGTCCGCTCTGGAGTGGGTCGGGGAGATCACCGTGGAGGACGGAAAAATCCTGGTTGCGGTCCCCACGGAACGATCGCCGGAACTGACTGCAGCCCTCGGCCGCTCGGACGTCTACGTCGCCGAGATGTCAGCGGAGCAGATGTCCCTGGAGCAATACTACTTCAAAGTCACGGGCAGCAGTGAAGGGGAGGACTCATGA